TTCTTTACATATGGTTTTTGAGTTATAAAAATTATATGCTCTCCCTTTTCCTCTCTTATAAATGGTACTAAATTCTTATTTTTTAACTCATTTAAAAGCATTTCAAATTTATCCTTAAATATATCCTCGATTATTTCTACATAAAATGCAAAAAAATTATCTTCCTGCCTTGCATCATATACTCTAAAATATTTCTCAACAATCTGCTTTATTTCATCAATGTTTGATGGTTCAAACATCATCATACAAAAGGAGGCAAATAATAAAGATTTTGGATGTCTCAACCAAATGAAGGAGGCAAATATTTTTCTTAATTATATCTTTTTCTAATTTTTCCCTAAACATAAAAAATATGAAGTTTATATATCCCCTATGATATAGTGTCATGAAACTATCCGAAATAGGTGAAAGGAAAATTGTCGAAGGCCTGCTCAAAAGATTTTCAATTCCTTTTGATGATTGTGCATTTATTGAAATAAACGAGCACTACCTTGTTTTAACAACAGATATGATTTATGAAAAAACTCATTTTCCAGAAAATTCAAAACCTTATGATATGGGATGGTATAGTGTTGCGGTAAATTTAAGTGATATAGCATCAAAAGGGGCGGAGCCCGTCGCCATGCTTGTTTCCTTTGCAATCCCAAGGAAAATGGATAAAAGATTTTTTGATGAAATCATCGATGGAATGGAAGATTGTATCAATAACTATGGAGGAAAAATTATAGGAGGGGATACAAAGGAGGGGGATAAAATTTTAATATCTATAGCTGCCATTGGGAAAGTAAGTAAGGAAGAAGCGATGTTCAGAAAAGGGGCAAAAGTAGGAGATAGTGTATATATAACTGGAGAAATTGGAAAGGGATTATTTATTTTTAGCA
This genomic stretch from Thermoplasmatales archaeon harbors:
- the thiL gene encoding thiamine-phosphate kinase, encoding MKLSEIGERKIVEGLLKRFSIPFDDCAFIEINEHYLVLTTDMIYEKTHFPENSKPYDMGWYSVAVNLSDIASKGAEPVAMLVSFAIPRKMDKRFFDEIIDGMEDCINNYGGKIIGGDTKEGDKILISIAAIGKVSKEEAMFRKGAKVGDSVYITGEIGKGLFIFSNEKNKILHVKPRIREGRVLAKSKKVSCCMDISDGLASSLHQLMKINNVGFEIYEENLPVADVAKKINNGVKKAIYTGGDYELLFTIPDKYGKILERKIDIKKIGKVIEKKKVYLISKGKRREIKNIGYEHFK